The Montipora capricornis isolate CH-2021 chromosome 3, ASM3666992v2, whole genome shotgun sequence genome window below encodes:
- the LOC138042197 gene encoding uncharacterized protein, with amino-acid sequence MYRTHFVEKFASSEHIHIGEEVTMYLTLPNGLQLSFGEITALSGDFYGVPEHPIIDQGEKSENIARGRRERFMAAYSTLAHAIYEDIKKEVDKILEIMQEERNAVDAALKDGKPPSEALENLGNTLSEKWDTLTGGIWILGKPIKFGRYMNIALSNYDHFVPSVKDAYLVGHELAIEKARDASKGKTSEEKDRILQEAYSIDAFACHFLTDSFASGHMRTPRRELPDQVTPSKVGHLLTKYMHDKDNKYGLRVTNNRGDKWIAYGDGMLLNKESKRNLEVVSAAFQASVKQVEEAFLHPERTPSSSQVTDYIPFVDVDAKNNYPMFQVKDGKVVRRTDLENLSDPTTISTWTGIGTVVKLQTYKPHGSVIQV; translated from the exons ATGTATCGGACGCACTTTGTAGAAAAATTTGCTAGCTCAGAACACATTCACATCGGCGAAGAGGTAACTATGTACCTAACGTTGCCCAACGGATTGCAGCTTTCTTTTGGTGAAATCACTGCACTATCGGGAGATTTCTATGGCGTACCTGAGCATCCTATCATTGATCAAggtgaaaagtctgaaaacatAGCACGTGGTCGTCGCGAGCGCTTTATGGCAGCATATTCCACTTTAGCGCATGCCATTTACGAGGACATAAAGAAAGAAGTTGACAAGATACTAGAAATAATGCAGGAAGAAAGGAATGCTGTTGACGCTGCTCTGAAGGACGGAAAGCCTCCCAGTGAAGCCTTGGAAAACCTTGGAAACACATTAAGCGAAAAGTGGGACACTTTGACTGGTGGGATTTGGATCCTGGGAAAACCGATCAAATTCGGCAGATACATGAATATAGCTCTGAGCAATTACGATCATTTCGTACCGTCAGTAAAAGACGCTTATTTGGTTGGCCATGAACTGGCTATAGAAAAGGCCAGGGATGCAAGCAAAGGCAAAacatctgaagaaaaagatcGGATCCTTCAAGAAGCGTATTCCATCGATGCATTCGCGTGTCATTTTCTTACAGACAGCTTTGCAAGTGGGCATATGAG AACACCCAGGCGTGAACTACCCGACCAAGTCACTCCATCTAAAGTTGGTCACTTACTAACTAAATACATGCACGATAAAGACAACAAGTATGGCCTGCGAGTCACAAACAATAGGGGAGATAAGTGGATTGCATACGGCGATGGTATGCTACTGAATaaagaaagtaaaagaaatttGGAGGTGGTTAGTGCTGCTTTTCAGGCCTCGGTGAAACAAGTAGAGGAAGCATTTCTGCACCCGGAGAGAACTCCAAGTTCCAGCCAAGTGACCGACTACATTCCGTTCGTTGACGTGGACGCGAAAAACAACTACCCAATGTTTCAAGTGAAAGATGGCAAAGTCGTGCGCCGCACTGATCTTGAAAACCTCAGTGACCCCACCACCATAAGTACCTGGACTGGCATTGGAACAGTTGTAAAATTGCAAACATATAAGCCACACGGGTCAGTCATACAAGTTTAG